Proteins encoded together in one Planctopirus ephydatiae window:
- a CDS encoding STAS domain-containing protein, translated as MFTPAPVVPASYFEMRKQGTVLRLHLKKSVSSLSDERILDEVDTVVASLKEHVPDAVVVDLSSAPYFGSCLLEVLRHIHEEAGRQGAKMVLYGASPIAREVLEISHFNRLIPLVSTEDQALKSLVA; from the coding sequence ATGTTCACACCGGCCCCGGTTGTTCCGGCCAGTTATTTTGAAATGCGAAAACAGGGGACAGTGCTGCGACTGCATTTGAAAAAATCAGTGAGCAGTCTGTCGGACGAACGGATTCTGGATGAGGTCGATACAGTGGTCGCCTCATTGAAAGAACATGTTCCGGATGCTGTGGTTGTCGATCTTTCATCGGCACCTTACTTTGGTTCCTGCCTGTTGGAAGTGCTCCGGCATATCCATGAGGAAGCAGGGCGACAAGGGGCCAAAATGGTGCTGTACGGTGCCTCTCCGATTGCACGCGAAGTGCTGGAGATTTCTCACTTCAATCGATTGATTCCGCTGGTTTCGACCGAGGATCAGGCACTGAAAAGCCTGGTCGCCTGA
- a CDS encoding HlyD family secretion protein yields MTLRITDRSQIEDLVDRLAQAVHEADQPGQVTQELLASLSPLTGAMASRLWIWVGGVPTVSQDGAPENTTASSQRPTVRGSAMAVAIHSGAILARYADPAAHELREVANLAYSVKPQLLEPLPQGDQSKTVAAESVLRWMIPVRKSSRTLAVLEFLQPGKAVDPLPLASVVAELLADLLLDQEVRQLRLTVERRQKEQAFFARLATTSGGQEAAQLIAQEVRGLVGCDRVAVLQFAGKQARLLAVSGVADFDRRSPEVRQLEAMVQAESQVREEERDPRIQLITDLASGVPIAVVVLEKFESEVDRRKEASLQPVSTSSTKPAGINSELLTTREANELAEILRNWQGLEAVVSSILRQQLLVETIPLASFWLRASREFKTLSLRRQARRVVLFVLFGGMVASLFLIPGELQMTGQGAVWPHQRKHVFAPHAGRVEQIHVNQGSIVKTGDLLVTLYNPEMELESTRLQGEILTLEKQIEATRSARVQLSSGNSDQAAKAAELSAQELGFEQQLQSRREELSLVRQAMSELQIRSPMDGEVMTWDPQQTLAGRPVERGQILLDLGDTQGEWVVDVRVTDQSMGHILSAYVQTPGQGNRPQEKLPAEFVLTTRPEETHTAHVESISESVERDEMGQLYLRLVLGFDRQNVAGLRPGATAVPRIHCGRAPLGYVWLHDLIDRIRLWWQF; encoded by the coding sequence ATGACGCTTAGAATAACCGATCGATCACAGATCGAAGATTTGGTGGATCGACTGGCTCAAGCGGTGCATGAGGCTGACCAGCCGGGTCAGGTCACACAGGAGTTGCTGGCCAGTCTTTCGCCGCTCACTGGAGCTATGGCATCGCGCTTATGGATCTGGGTAGGAGGTGTTCCCACTGTCAGTCAGGATGGGGCTCCTGAGAACACCACGGCTTCATCGCAGCGACCGACAGTCAGGGGCAGTGCCATGGCGGTCGCCATTCACTCGGGTGCGATCCTCGCCCGATATGCTGATCCTGCCGCGCATGAGTTGCGTGAGGTCGCCAATCTGGCCTATTCAGTGAAGCCTCAACTTCTGGAGCCTTTGCCTCAAGGAGATCAAAGTAAGACAGTTGCTGCCGAGAGTGTACTTCGCTGGATGATCCCCGTGCGAAAGTCCAGTCGTACGCTGGCAGTGCTCGAGTTTTTGCAGCCCGGGAAAGCCGTTGATCCCTTGCCACTGGCCAGTGTGGTAGCGGAACTGCTGGCCGATCTGTTGCTGGATCAGGAAGTCCGCCAGTTGCGATTGACTGTCGAACGCCGCCAGAAAGAGCAGGCATTTTTTGCACGTCTGGCAACGACTTCTGGAGGGCAAGAAGCCGCTCAGTTGATTGCTCAGGAGGTTCGCGGGCTGGTGGGCTGTGACCGAGTAGCCGTTTTGCAGTTTGCAGGGAAGCAAGCACGTTTGCTGGCGGTCTCGGGAGTTGCTGATTTTGATCGGAGATCGCCAGAAGTCCGCCAATTGGAAGCGATGGTTCAAGCGGAGAGTCAAGTCCGTGAGGAGGAGCGTGATCCCCGCATTCAGTTGATCACAGACTTGGCAAGCGGAGTGCCAATTGCGGTTGTCGTCCTGGAGAAGTTTGAATCTGAAGTCGATCGGCGCAAGGAAGCATCGCTGCAGCCGGTTTCCACATCGAGTACGAAGCCCGCAGGAATCAATTCCGAGTTACTCACTACGCGGGAAGCCAATGAGCTGGCTGAGATTCTCAGAAACTGGCAAGGTCTCGAAGCGGTCGTTTCGTCCATCCTGAGGCAGCAATTACTGGTGGAGACGATTCCCCTCGCGTCGTTCTGGTTGAGAGCAAGTCGGGAGTTCAAGACGCTGTCGCTCCGTCGGCAGGCTCGGCGTGTCGTGTTGTTTGTCCTGTTCGGTGGAATGGTGGCGAGCCTGTTTCTGATACCGGGCGAACTGCAGATGACCGGGCAGGGCGCTGTCTGGCCGCACCAGCGCAAGCATGTTTTTGCACCCCACGCAGGACGTGTAGAACAAATTCATGTGAATCAGGGGAGCATCGTCAAAACAGGCGATCTCCTGGTGACCTTGTATAACCCGGAAATGGAGTTGGAATCGACACGATTACAGGGTGAGATTTTAACGCTGGAAAAACAGATCGAGGCCACACGATCTGCCCGGGTACAACTCTCTTCCGGGAATAGCGATCAGGCGGCAAAGGCTGCAGAACTTTCTGCCCAGGAATTGGGGTTTGAGCAGCAACTGCAGTCCCGCAGAGAGGAGTTATCACTCGTTAGACAAGCCATGAGTGAACTGCAGATTCGATCGCCGATGGATGGCGAAGTCATGACCTGGGATCCTCAGCAGACACTGGCTGGGCGACCGGTGGAACGCGGTCAGATCTTACTGGATCTGGGAGATACGCAAGGTGAGTGGGTGGTGGATGTCCGTGTGACAGATCAATCGATGGGCCACATTCTGAGTGCATATGTGCAGACTCCGGGACAAGGAAATCGACCACAGGAAAAACTCCCTGCTGAGTTTGTCCTGACAACCCGGCCTGAAGAGACTCACACTGCCCATGTGGAGTCGATCAGTGAAAGTGTAGAGCGTGATGAAATGGGGCAGCTCTACCTGCGACTGGTGTTGGGTTTTGACCGGCAGAATGTTGCAGGTCTTCGCCCGGGAGCGACGGCAGTGCCCAGAATTCACTGTGGCAGAGCACCTCTAGGTTACGTCTGGCTGCATGATTTGATCGACAGGATCCGTCTGTGGTGGCAATTTTGA
- a CDS encoding response regulator: MPRILIVEPRPSFREGLRQTLVDAGYEIETLDIDQDLPAAIQIRPALVVLGCEAIEFLPLIKSQCTPPVPVLLLIKAGELGLILKAVDGAADLIYSYERPLQDVLQGIQRLTRPRSDDVVPQLSHQDRLIVALRSVCDDLNLTHKRHISEVLKRQYAEQKLVESESFYRSLVETLPYAMFRKDLHGRVTFANRKLCEILGSPPNEVVGKTDYDFFPKDLADKYRADDRYVTETRAQFETIEEFVTPSGEVHYTHVMKNPVYDGRGNCVGIQGIFSDVTDRKRTEIALDQERDLLNNLMKSIPDNIYFKDVRGRYLRINQAKAAASGLSDPSLAIGKSDTDFFSAEHAAIARKDEEYVMQTRLPLIGKEERVVWSDGHIRWMSTTKLPLISPSGDVIGTYGVSRDITPMKLAEQALREAKDAAEAANRAKSDFLANMSHEIRTPLNAIIGMTELVMDTDLKVAQRDYLRMVLESGESLLGIINDILDFSKIEAGRLHVDEQPFRLRDSLGDTMKSLSNRAHRKKLELAFHVSPDVPDEVRGDAVRVRQVIINLLGNALKFTERGEVVLDVSVESRTAEQVTLHFKVQDTGIGIAKDKFESIFEAFEQADSSTTRRYGGTGLGLAISARLVELMQGKIWVESEVGQGSTFNFTLNLGVEAEGSVQPLAQEPQLHGMRVLIVDDNQTNRKILEELTLLWGMRPRIAAGAIEARRELQHAIDQGEPIRLIITDAQMPGEDGFSLSASIRSLENMPPVEILMLTSGDRLEDLSRCQQLGIAGYLIKPVKQSELYNSIVGIMGQAPRAVPMASAMAVPERSANSRRILLAEDSLANQKLALGLLERWGHRVVVASNGIEAIERYRSESFDLILMDVQMPELDGNEATMAIREIERRTGEHIPIVAMTAHALQGDREQCLKAGMDDYLMKPIRARQLFQMIEQVCNDHAPRWKPLYQMTSEGAAARNDDVCAEEARLDQQVNTVEPQTGCQPVIKDPMNTAGALQTIDGEAESLVKSEDDVDWQLALRATNGDRTLLADVGQAFLEETPWLLNKLDDAIITQDAKLFQRLSHTLKSAFRTFGANKLSEQYEQMEIDVKREGRLPEPEVVVRYRQSADHVVARIAKELPQVCADTASGFGKGM; this comes from the coding sequence ATGCCCCGCATCCTGATTGTTGAACCACGACCTTCCTTTCGTGAAGGTCTTCGTCAGACGCTGGTCGATGCCGGCTACGAGATTGAGACGCTCGATATCGATCAGGATTTGCCGGCGGCAATACAGATCCGCCCGGCTCTGGTGGTTCTCGGTTGTGAAGCCATTGAGTTTCTCCCGCTCATCAAATCTCAGTGTACGCCTCCTGTGCCAGTGCTGTTGCTGATCAAGGCAGGCGAATTGGGATTGATTCTTAAAGCGGTCGATGGAGCGGCTGATCTGATCTATTCGTACGAACGGCCACTGCAGGATGTACTGCAAGGCATCCAGCGATTGACGAGGCCGCGCAGTGATGATGTGGTGCCCCAGTTATCGCACCAGGATCGACTGATCGTGGCACTCAGGTCGGTCTGTGATGATCTGAATCTGACACATAAGCGGCACATTTCGGAAGTGCTCAAGCGTCAGTATGCCGAGCAGAAGCTGGTGGAGTCGGAATCGTTTTATCGGTCTTTAGTGGAGACATTGCCATACGCGATGTTCCGCAAAGATCTGCATGGGCGAGTGACTTTTGCCAATCGTAAGCTGTGTGAGATTCTGGGATCTCCGCCGAATGAAGTGGTGGGTAAGACGGATTATGACTTTTTTCCGAAAGATCTGGCCGATAAGTACCGGGCTGATGATCGGTACGTCACTGAAACGAGAGCACAGTTTGAAACGATCGAAGAATTTGTGACACCTTCGGGAGAGGTGCATTACACGCATGTGATGAAGAATCCGGTCTATGATGGTCGAGGGAATTGCGTTGGGATCCAGGGGATCTTCTCGGATGTGACCGATCGCAAACGAACAGAGATCGCTCTAGACCAGGAGCGGGATCTGCTCAATAACCTCATGAAAAGTATTCCGGACAATATTTACTTCAAGGATGTGCGGGGCAGATATCTGCGCATCAATCAGGCGAAAGCCGCCGCGAGCGGATTGTCCGATCCGAGCCTGGCGATTGGAAAATCAGACACCGATTTCTTCTCAGCAGAGCACGCAGCGATTGCTCGTAAAGACGAAGAATATGTGATGCAGACCCGTCTGCCATTGATTGGCAAGGAAGAACGGGTGGTCTGGAGTGATGGTCATATCCGGTGGATGTCGACCACCAAATTGCCGTTGATTTCACCATCGGGGGACGTGATCGGAACCTACGGAGTCTCTCGCGATATTACTCCGATGAAGCTGGCCGAGCAGGCCTTGCGGGAAGCTAAAGATGCGGCTGAAGCCGCGAACCGGGCGAAAAGTGATTTTCTCGCCAATATGAGCCATGAGATTCGCACTCCTTTGAATGCCATTATCGGCATGACAGAACTGGTAATGGATACCGATCTGAAGGTGGCACAGCGGGATTACCTGCGGATGGTGCTGGAATCGGGTGAATCGCTATTGGGGATCATCAACGACATTCTTGACTTTTCGAAGATTGAAGCCGGTCGATTGCATGTCGATGAGCAACCTTTCCGATTACGCGATTCGCTGGGCGACACGATGAAATCGCTCTCGAACCGCGCTCATCGCAAGAAGCTCGAACTGGCGTTTCATGTCTCACCAGATGTTCCCGATGAGGTTCGAGGAGATGCCGTCCGGGTACGCCAGGTGATCATCAATCTGCTGGGCAATGCACTCAAATTTACCGAACGGGGCGAAGTGGTTCTCGATGTTTCTGTCGAGAGTCGAACTGCAGAGCAGGTGACATTACATTTCAAGGTGCAGGATACCGGGATCGGGATTGCCAAAGATAAATTTGAGTCCATTTTTGAAGCGTTTGAGCAGGCCGATTCTTCGACCACCAGACGATATGGCGGGACAGGGCTGGGATTGGCGATATCGGCCCGGCTGGTGGAACTGATGCAGGGGAAGATCTGGGTTGAAAGCGAAGTGGGTCAAGGAAGTACCTTTAACTTTACGCTCAATCTGGGGGTGGAAGCAGAGGGAAGTGTGCAGCCACTTGCCCAGGAGCCTCAACTGCATGGTATGCGGGTGCTGATTGTGGACGACAACCAGACGAATCGGAAGATTCTGGAAGAATTGACGTTGTTGTGGGGGATGCGTCCACGCATTGCCGCAGGGGCGATCGAAGCCCGTCGAGAGTTGCAGCATGCGATTGATCAAGGCGAACCCATTCGATTGATCATTACCGATGCGCAGATGCCGGGAGAAGACGGGTTCAGTCTGTCGGCATCGATTCGCAGTCTGGAAAACATGCCTCCGGTTGAAATCCTTATGCTGACATCGGGGGATCGGCTGGAAGATCTTTCACGGTGTCAGCAACTGGGGATTGCTGGTTATCTCATCAAACCTGTGAAACAATCCGAGCTGTATAACTCGATTGTGGGAATCATGGGGCAGGCACCTCGTGCTGTGCCTATGGCTTCGGCTATGGCTGTGCCGGAAAGATCCGCCAATTCGCGGAGAATTCTGCTGGCAGAAGACAGCCTGGCCAATCAGAAGTTGGCGCTGGGTTTACTGGAGCGATGGGGGCACCGGGTGGTGGTGGCCAGCAACGGCATCGAGGCGATTGAGCGCTATCGCAGTGAATCGTTCGACCTGATTCTGATGGACGTGCAGATGCCCGAACTCGATGGGAATGAAGCCACCATGGCCATTCGCGAGATTGAAAGGCGGACGGGAGAGCATATCCCGATCGTGGCGATGACAGCGCATGCCCTGCAGGGAGATCGTGAACAATGCCTGAAGGCCGGGATGGATGATTATTTGATGAAGCCGATTCGGGCTCGTCAGTTATTTCAGATGATTGAGCAGGTCTGTAACGATCATGCTCCACGCTGGAAGCCGCTCTACCAGATGACCAGTGAGGGTGCTGCGGCAAGAAACGATGATGTTTGTGCCGAAGAGGCTCGTCTGGATCAGCAGGTAAATACTGTGGAACCTCAGACGGGTTGCCAGCCAGTCATTAAAGATCCAATGAATACAGCAGGTGCGCTCCAGACCATTGATGGTGAAGCCGAGTCGTTGGTGAAGTCGGAGGATGATGTCGACTGGCAGTTGGCTTTGCGTGCGACAAATGGAGATCGGACACTATTGGCAGATGTGGGTCAGGCTTTTCTTGAGGAGACACCCTGGCTGCTGAATAAACTGGATGACGCGATTATCACTCAGGATGCAAAGCTGTTTCAAAGACTCAGTCATACATTGAAAAGTGCATTTCGAACCTTTGGCGCGAACAAACTGAGTGAGCAATATGAGCAGATGGAAATAGACGTGAAGCGAGAAGGTCGATTGCCCGAGCCGGAGGTGGTGGTCAGGTATCGGCAATCAGCCGATCATGTCGTCGCGAGAATTGCCAAAGAATTGCCACAGGTTTGTGCAGACACTGCTTCAGGCTTTGGCAAGGGGATGTGA
- a CDS encoding sensor histidine kinase produces the protein MPFQHLSRRLASLRFRLTVWNTLVVILAVLAALISVREGLRFSLVDETNRILLDEASALELAVREYWPDQDAIRGEMERKAESSKEVGWHIRWLDANRQTIFASANAPSTPIDSIVGKMGDATIWASGDIRAVEKQVNTEVVTFVRVGLNTRFITTDVARMTRVLLPIAFSLCILAPLGGFILATRAVTPFQRILASADILRPRQLQDRLKIKGTGDELDILAIKINAFLDEIASQINRNNSFLANAAHELRSPLTAMISQIDVALSKPRESAEYQETLETLLEECQHLATLVRQLMQLAESDVRGTDIERQPVDLKLIVSRAVEMFTAVAEERQIRLSLILGSEQSQSDHPNSCRVIGVESELRQVVTNLLDNAIKFSRPESEIRLIITTIPEKHMLQLEVKDQGVGISTEDLRNVFDRFFQVDRSRQRLESRGMGLGLSICDSIVKQHRGEIAIKSELGVGTSVEVRLPLAV, from the coding sequence ATGCCCTTCCAGCATCTTAGCCGCAGACTGGCTTCGCTCCGATTCCGACTGACTGTCTGGAATACCCTCGTCGTGATTCTCGCTGTCCTGGCGGCATTGATCAGTGTCCGCGAAGGGCTTCGATTCTCACTGGTGGACGAAACCAACCGTATTCTTCTCGATGAAGCCAGCGCACTCGAACTGGCCGTGCGCGAATACTGGCCCGATCAGGACGCCATCCGCGGCGAAATGGAACGCAAAGCTGAGAGTAGTAAAGAAGTGGGCTGGCACATCCGCTGGCTCGATGCCAATCGACAAACCATCTTTGCCAGTGCCAATGCTCCATCCACCCCCATTGACAGCATCGTTGGCAAAATGGGAGACGCCACAATCTGGGCCAGTGGTGACATTCGCGCTGTGGAGAAGCAGGTCAACACCGAGGTGGTCACGTTTGTCCGTGTCGGGCTCAATACAAGGTTCATTACCACAGATGTCGCCCGCATGACTCGAGTCCTCCTGCCGATTGCTTTTTCCCTTTGTATTCTCGCTCCACTGGGCGGCTTTATTCTGGCCACTCGCGCTGTCACACCCTTTCAGCGCATTCTGGCTTCAGCCGATATCCTGAGACCACGTCAGTTGCAGGATCGACTCAAAATCAAAGGAACAGGGGACGAACTCGACATTTTAGCCATCAAGATTAATGCCTTCCTCGATGAAATCGCTTCGCAGATCAATCGCAACAATTCGTTCCTCGCGAATGCCGCTCATGAACTGCGCTCTCCGTTAACAGCCATGATCAGCCAGATCGATGTCGCACTGTCCAAGCCCCGCGAATCGGCCGAGTATCAGGAAACTCTCGAAACCTTGCTCGAAGAATGCCAGCATCTGGCCACGCTGGTGCGTCAGTTGATGCAACTCGCCGAGTCCGATGTTCGCGGCACAGATATCGAACGCCAGCCCGTGGACTTGAAACTCATCGTTTCCAGAGCCGTCGAGATGTTTACAGCCGTCGCTGAAGAACGTCAGATCCGCCTTTCATTGATTCTCGGCAGCGAGCAGTCTCAGTCTGATCACCCCAACTCTTGCAGAGTCATCGGTGTGGAAAGTGAATTGCGTCAGGTCGTTACCAATCTGCTGGATAACGCGATTAAATTCTCACGGCCTGAAAGTGAAATCCGACTCATCATTACGACGATCCCCGAAAAGCACATGCTGCAACTTGAAGTCAAGGATCAAGGTGTCGGGATCTCAACCGAGGATCTCAGAAATGTGTTTGATCGATTTTTTCAGGTCGACAGATCACGCCAAAGACTCGAATCCCGGGGTATGGGTCTCGGCCTGAGTATCTGCGATTCGATTGTCAAACAGCACCGGGGTGAAATCGCCATCAAGAGCGAACTGGGTGTAGGGACAAGTGTTGAAGTCAGACTTCCTTTAGCCGTCTGA
- a CDS encoding NADPH-dependent assimilatory sulfite reductase hemoprotein subunit: MSEQVERSKNEIIKENSRQLRGSILTDLQSESPEFSEDSQQLLKFHGMYQQDDRDVRKAKNSDGTPKGKTHIVMIRARIPGGNMTAEQFLGILDLSEQYGNGAMRLTTRQGIQLHYIPKGNTKEVVKGINDTMLTTLAACGDVNRNVMACPAPFKDQPHAAIQKLAYEMAEHFRPKTTAYHELWLTDGEGNNHNATEEFVPVEEPIYGTHYLPRKFKMAIALPDDNCIDVYANDLGLIADVQEGQIVGYNMLVGGGMGRTPAAEKTFPAVGKKLCYVTPEQVIPVAEAVVKVQRDFGNRSDRKVARLKYLIHNWGLDAFRAKVEEYYGQPLTPPNSVDVKGVEDHVGWFEQGDGKLFVGINIECGRVRDTSEVQVKTGLRAIIEKYRMPVRATALQGLILCDIDPADRADITAMLKQYGLKSAEELTILRRFAIACPALPTCGLSLTESERVLPGVIDQLDIEMARLGLQSEKISVHMTGCNNGCARPYTPDIGFVGRSLGKYTMFVGGNPEGSRLAFMYEDYVPLEKLVPTLVPLLTGYKADRMPGEGFGDYCVRLGIEGLKELATQVAV; this comes from the coding sequence ATGTCTGAGCAGGTCGAACGCAGCAAAAATGAGATCATCAAGGAAAACAGCCGGCAATTGCGTGGTTCCATCCTGACAGATCTGCAGAGTGAGTCACCGGAATTCAGCGAAGACAGCCAGCAACTGCTGAAGTTTCATGGCATGTATCAGCAGGATGACCGCGATGTCCGGAAGGCAAAAAATTCTGATGGAACACCGAAGGGCAAGACGCATATCGTCATGATTCGCGCTCGGATTCCGGGCGGCAACATGACGGCAGAGCAGTTTCTGGGCATTCTCGACTTGAGCGAGCAGTATGGCAACGGTGCCATGCGTTTGACGACCCGGCAAGGGATCCAACTTCATTACATCCCCAAGGGAAACACAAAAGAAGTCGTTAAAGGGATTAACGACACGATGCTCACCACGCTCGCCGCGTGCGGCGACGTCAATCGCAACGTGATGGCGTGCCCGGCTCCATTTAAAGATCAGCCACATGCTGCCATTCAGAAACTGGCCTATGAGATGGCCGAGCATTTTCGTCCAAAGACCACAGCCTACCATGAACTGTGGCTGACTGATGGCGAGGGGAACAACCACAACGCGACCGAGGAGTTTGTGCCTGTGGAAGAACCGATCTACGGTACGCACTATCTCCCTCGCAAATTCAAGATGGCCATTGCGTTGCCCGACGATAACTGCATTGATGTTTATGCCAACGATCTGGGCTTGATTGCCGATGTGCAAGAAGGCCAGATCGTGGGTTACAACATGCTCGTCGGTGGTGGTATGGGGCGGACTCCTGCTGCCGAAAAGACCTTCCCTGCAGTCGGCAAGAAGCTCTGCTACGTGACTCCCGAACAGGTCATTCCTGTGGCTGAAGCCGTGGTGAAAGTTCAGCGTGATTTTGGAAATCGTTCTGATCGAAAAGTGGCCCGCCTCAAGTACCTGATTCATAACTGGGGTCTGGATGCCTTCCGGGCCAAAGTGGAAGAGTACTATGGCCAGCCTTTGACTCCGCCAAATTCCGTGGATGTCAAAGGTGTCGAAGACCATGTGGGCTGGTTCGAACAGGGCGATGGCAAGCTGTTTGTAGGAATCAACATTGAATGCGGGCGTGTGCGGGATACCAGTGAAGTTCAGGTCAAGACCGGCCTGCGGGCCATTATCGAAAAGTACCGCATGCCAGTGCGGGCGACTGCTCTGCAGGGATTGATCCTGTGCGATATTGATCCTGCCGATCGTGCAGATATCACGGCAATGCTCAAGCAGTATGGCCTGAAGTCCGCTGAAGAATTGACCATTCTGCGTCGCTTCGCAATTGCCTGCCCTGCGCTGCCGACTTGTGGTTTATCGCTGACGGAATCAGAACGAGTGCTTCCGGGTGTGATTGATCAACTCGATATTGAGATGGCCAGGTTGGGTTTGCAGTCGGAAAAGATCTCGGTCCATATGACGGGTTGCAACAATGGTTGTGCCCGGCCCTATACGCCAGATATTGGTTTTGTCGGTCGATCGCTGGGTAAGTACACCATGTTTGTCGGCGGAAATCCCGAAGGATCGCGACTGGCCTTCATGTACGAAGATTATGTCCCACTGGAAAAACTGGTGCCGACACTGGTACCACTGCTGACAGGTTACAAGGCCGATCGCATGCCCGGAGAAGGTTTTGGCGATTACTGCGTGCGTCTCGGGATTGAAGGCTTGAAGGAGTTGGCCACTCAAGTGGCTGTCTAA
- a CDS encoding winged helix-turn-helix domain-containing protein translates to MNVLVIEDDPAIGRSLQQGFSEAGHHCVWEQNGISGYETALSRQADAIVLDLLLPGESGWDVLQKLRAAGVQAPIILLTALGSVDDRVKGLKLGADDYLVKPFDFAELMARLEAVQRRTGNKPSMILEAAGLTLDLTTRRVTSNDTEKEIDLTPIEFSLLELLMRYAGQVVTRKMLCEHVWGFNWDGTTNVIEVHINRLRGKLDEDRDQSIIKTVRGRGYALPAS, encoded by the coding sequence ATGAATGTTCTCGTGATTGAAGACGACCCCGCGATCGGCCGCTCACTTCAGCAAGGATTCTCCGAAGCCGGGCATCATTGCGTCTGGGAGCAGAACGGGATCTCCGGTTACGAAACAGCACTCTCCCGCCAGGCCGATGCGATTGTTCTCGATCTGCTGCTTCCCGGAGAGAGTGGTTGGGATGTCCTGCAAAAACTGCGAGCGGCTGGAGTTCAGGCCCCGATCATCCTGTTGACAGCACTCGGTTCTGTCGATGATCGAGTCAAAGGTCTCAAACTCGGGGCCGATGACTATCTCGTCAAACCGTTCGACTTCGCTGAGCTCATGGCTCGCCTCGAAGCTGTCCAGAGACGGACTGGCAACAAGCCTTCCATGATTCTCGAAGCGGCTGGGCTGACTCTGGATCTCACCACTCGCCGGGTCACCTCGAACGATACAGAAAAAGAAATCGACCTCACTCCCATCGAATTCAGTCTGCTCGAACTTCTCATGCGCTATGCGGGCCAGGTTGTAACCAGAAAAATGCTGTGCGAACACGTCTGGGGCTTCAACTGGGACGGCACCACCAACGTCATTGAAGTGCATATCAACCGGCTCCGCGGCAAACTGGATGAAGACCGCGATCAATCGATCATCAAAACTGTGCGGGGACGAGGTTATGCCCTTCCAGCATCTTAG
- a CDS encoding ATP-binding response regulator, whose translation MTGILVVDDSSTDRRLVCGLLKANTQWIVSEASSGSEALQMIALNPVNVVLTDLAMPDISGLELVTTLRRDCPRLPVVIMTGVGTDEIAVTALKLGASSYVPKCRLAQDLTDAIQGVLDAVRDDTTRERLSQRIVHHKIEFCIENDPELIASLVQYLQEETARSGICEPADRIRVGVALQEAMTNACYHGNLEVSSSLREIDHRQFYELARSRMGISPYQERRIHVAAEFSPAAACFVIRDEGPGFDPGTIPDPTVPDNLEKPCGRGLLLIQMFMDEVEYSKQGNQVVLKKYRREHLGNS comes from the coding sequence ATGACGGGTATTCTCGTGGTCGATGATTCTTCGACTGATCGACGCCTGGTCTGCGGTCTGTTAAAGGCGAACACACAGTGGATTGTGAGTGAAGCTTCGAGCGGTTCTGAAGCTTTGCAGATGATTGCGCTCAATCCTGTGAATGTGGTTCTGACAGATCTGGCGATGCCGGATATCAGTGGATTAGAACTGGTCACCACACTCAGGCGAGACTGTCCGCGTTTGCCCGTGGTGATCATGACGGGAGTGGGGACAGATGAGATTGCCGTGACGGCGCTGAAGCTGGGGGCTTCGAGCTATGTGCCGAAGTGTCGGCTGGCACAGGACTTGACGGATGCGATTCAGGGTGTGCTCGATGCCGTGCGGGACGATACGACGCGTGAGCGTCTGTCACAGAGGATTGTTCATCACAAAATTGAATTTTGCATCGAGAATGATCCGGAACTGATTGCCTCTCTGGTGCAATACCTTCAGGAAGAGACAGCTCGAAGTGGAATTTGTGAACCAGCAGATCGAATCCGTGTCGGAGTTGCCTTACAGGAAGCGATGACGAACGCGTGTTATCACGGGAATCTCGAGGTGAGTTCGAGTTTGCGTGAGATCGATCACCGTCAGTTCTATGAGTTGGCTCGCTCCAGGATGGGTATCTCTCCCTATCAGGAGAGGCGGATTCATGTAGCTGCGGAGTTTTCGCCCGCAGCGGCCTGTTTTGTGATTCGTGATGAGGGGCCAGGTTTCGACCCGGGAACGATTCCGGATCCGACAGTTCCCGATAATCTTGAGAAGCCATGTGGCCGAGGGTTACTACTGATTCAGATGTTTATGGATGAGGTTGAATACAGCAAACAAGGGAATCAGGTGGTTCTAAAAAAATACCGTCGCGAACATTTGGGGAACTCGTGA